The Trinickia caryophylli genomic sequence CGAGCGGGAGTGGCTTTTTCTCAACGTTCACCCCGGCGCGCTGACCGATTCGTACCAGGCAGCCGCCTTCGCGGCCAATCTGGCCCGGCTCGGAATCCCGCCGCGGCGCATCGTGCTGGAGATGCAGGAGGCACCGATGCACGACTTCGAACGCATCGCGGAGGAGGCGCGGCGTCTGCGCGAGCAGGGTTTCCTGATCGCACTCGACGATTTCGGCGCCGGCGACTCGAATCTCGAGCGGATCTGGCAGCTCGACCCCGACATCGTCAAAATCGATCGCATGATGCTTTCGCACGCCGCGCATCGGACCGAGGCCGCGACTATCCTGCCCGGCTTCGTTGCGCTGCTGCACGAGGCCGGCAAGCTCGTGCTCGTAGAGGGCGTGGAAACGGAGCACGAGGCTCAGCTCGCATTCGCCTGCGACGCCGATTTCGTACAGGGCTTCTATTTCGGCCGCCCGGGTGCGGGCTCGGCCGACAGCGGCTATGCGGCCGCGCGCATCGCCGAGCTGGCCGAGCACCATCGCACGCAGGGCGAGGCGCGCGAGCGCCGCCGCGCCGCCCGGCTCGCGCCCTATCTGCGCGCGTTCGTGCGCGCGGGCGAGCGCCTGAGCGACGGCGAGCCGCTCGAAGAGGTCTGCTGGAACTTTCTCGCGCTCGACTGCGCGGCGCGCTGCTTCCTGCTCGACGAGCAGGGCCAGCAGGCGGGCCGCAATATCGTGTTGCGCGCCGACCGGGCCGGTCACGACGAAGCGCGCTTCATGCCGGTTGCCGACGCTCAGGGTGCCAACTGGATGCGGCGCCCCTATTTCCGCGCGGCGATGGATGCGCCCGAGCGCGTGCACGCGACCAAGCCGTATCTTTCGATCAACGAAGCGCAGCCCTGCGTCACACTTTCGCTCGCGGTGCGCATCGGCGAGCGCCTGTGCGTGCTTTGCGGCGACATCGACTGGGTGGAGGAGGAGGCGTGATCGTGGTTTTTGCGGATTAAGCAGCCGGCCCGATATACCGACACACTGCTCGACGGCGCAGAAACGAAACGAAGCCGTCCTGGAGAGGGTCGATGAAGGCATGGAACGGGCGCGTCATGGGGCGCGTCATGGGGCGCACCTTGGAGCGCGCAGGCAAGCTGCTGGCCAGTGCGATTGCCGTGGCGGCGCTTGCGCCGAGTGGGGCGAGCGCGCAGGAGACGATCAGGATCGGCGTGCCCGCGCCGCTCTCGGGCAGCTTCGCGAATGCCGGCAGCGACATCGTGAACGCGGCGAAGCTGGCGGCAGCCGAGATCAACCGTGGCGGCGGCGTGCTCGGTCGGGCCGTCGAAATCGTGCCGGCGGACGACGCGTGCGATGCGAACACCGGCCCGATGGCGGCGCAGGCGCTCGTTCGAGCGGGCGTCGTCGCGGCGGCAGGTGGCTACTGCTCGGGCGCGGCGCTGCCCGAGATGCTCGTCTTTCATCGCGCGGGCGTGCCGTATGTACTCGACGCCTCGACCAACCCGCGTCTCACGAGCCTCGGCTACCCCGAGGCGTTTCGCACCATCGGCCGCGACGATCTCGAAAGCGAGTTCGTGGCGGATTTCATCGTCAAGGTGTTGCACGCGCGGCGCGTGGCCGTCGTCGACGACGGCTCGACCTACTCGAAAGGGCTTGCCGAAGGAGCCGTCGCGGCGCTGAAGGAAAAAAGCGTCGAGCTCGTGTTTCGCCAAACGATCACGCCGGGGCAAACCGACTATACGCCCATGCTGCGCGCGCTCGCGGCCAGCCGGCCGGACGTTTTCTACTACGCCGGCTATTTTCCCGAAGCGGGCCTGCTCGCCCGACAGGCGCGTGCGCTCGGCCTCGCGCTCACGCTGATGGCGGGCGGCGCGGCGAACGACCCGGAGCTGATGAAGGTCGGCGGCTCGGCCACGGACGGCATGATCGTCACCTGCGAGCCGATTCCGCAGTTCATGAAAAGCGCGCGGCCGTTCGTGAAGGCGTATGCGCAAACTTACGGTCGCCCCGCGGGCCCTTACTCCGCCTACGAGTACGACGCCGTGCACGCGATCGCGCGGGCGATCGCGCTGGCGGGCTCGCCGAAGCCGGCCGATATCGCCGCGGCGTTGAAGCGCCTTCCCGAATACAAGGGGGCGACCGGCGAGATTGCCTTCGATGCGAAGGGGGACCGGCGCGTCGCCCCCTATATGGCGATGATCGTGCGGGGTGCCGCTTTCGAGCCGTACCGCCGCCGCGATGCGCACGGGCGCTGGGTCGACGCGAAGGAGTAACGCGCGGGCCGGCGTGTCGGGTGTGTCGGGCGCGGGCGGGGGGCGTTGAAGCCGAGACCGCCCGTTGCCGGCCGTCGACGGCGAGCCGTCAGCGTGCGACAACCACCGGAATGCCGCGCAGCGACCCGGCACCCTTCGCGGCGGCGAGGGCGGCCTGCACGGCGTCGCTCGTCGCCGGCTCGATCGCAAGGCGCGCAGCGAGTTCGCGCTCGGTTCGCTTGACGCTCGCGAGGTTGGCGAGCTTCACGTGGCCGTAGCCGCGCACGCGCGCGTGCAGCGACGCGAGTGCCGCGAGTGTGGCGTGCGTCGCGGGGTCGCCGGCATTCGACGGATCGAGGCGCACGAACGCCTGCCGCATCGTGACCTCGTAATCGTCCGCCAGCGCGCGCTCCATGCGGCGCTCGAGCGTGCGGCCAAACGGATCGAAAGCCGTGCCGCGAAGGACGCGCCACTTCGCCAGTACGCCGAGTGCGGGCCACAGCCATTGGCCGAACGTCATCTTGCGCGGCACACCGCGGCTGTCCGGCTTGGCGAGCATCGGCGGCGCGAGATTGAATTTCACGCGGAAGTTCCGGCCTGCCTCGCCTTCGAACTGCGCTTCGAGCGCGGCGCGAAACTCGGGCGCGCAATGAAGCCGCGCCACTTCGTACTCGTCCTTCACCGCGAGCAGTCGATAAAACGTTGCGGCGACGGCCTCGGCGATGCCGGCGCCCGGCACGATGCGAGCGGCTTCGCGCGCCGCGTCGACGAGCGCGCGATAACGCGCGACATAGCGCGGGCCGCCGTAAGCGGCGAGCCGCGCTTCGCGATCGGCGACGAGCGCATCGAGCGCATCGAGCTCGTCGGGCGCGGCCGTGCGTTGCCGCCCCGCGGTAGCCGGGAGGGCGTGCCGCTCGGCCCACAAGGCCTCGAGCGCGGCGGTGTCGCCGGCGGCGAGCCTGCCAATGGCGAACGCGAGCTTGTTCATCGGCACGGCCACGTCGTTGAGTTCGATCGCACGCATCAGCGCCGCGTGCGAGACGGGCACGAGCCCGAGCTGCCACGCGAAGCCGAGCATCAGCATATTGGCGCCGATGGTGTCGCCTAGGAATTTGCCGGCAAGCGCCTGGGCGTCGCAGGTCGCGAGGCGCTCAGCCCCGGCCGCGTGCCCCATCTTGTCGAGCAGCGCATCGGCATGCAGGCTCGCGTCGGGATCGCGCACGAACGCGGCATTCGGAATCGGATGCGTGTTGACGACGATGCGCGTGCGGCCGTGGCGCACAGTCTGCAGGGCATCGGCGCTGGCGCCGACCACCATGTCGCACGCTAGCAGCAGGTCGGCCTGCTGCGTGTCGATGCGCACCTGATTGAGCCATTCGTCGCGCTGGGCGAAGCGCACGAACGAGAGCACGGAGCCCCCCTTTTGCGCAAAGCCCATGAAGTCGAGCACCGAGGCGCTCTTGCCCTCGAGATGCGCCGCCATGCTGATGAGCGCGCCGACCGTCACCACGCCGGTGCCGCCCACGCCCGTGACGAGAATGTCGTAGGGGGCGGCGTCGAGCGTCGTGGCGGGTTGCGGGAGGGCATCGACGCGCGCGGCGAGCGAGGCTTCGTCGAACGCCACGCCGGCCGCTTTTTTGAGGGTGGCGCCTTCGACCGTCACGAAGCTCGGGCAAAAGCCGCCCACGCAGGAAAAGTCCTTGTTGCAAGACGACTGATCGATGCGGCGCTTGCGGCCGAGCGGCGTTTCCACGGGCTCGACCGACAGGCAATTCGATTGCACGCCGCAGTCGCCGCAGCCCTCGCAGACTTCCTCGTTGATGAAAAGGCGCTTGTCGGGGTCCGGATACTGGCCTTTCTTGCGGCGGCGGCGTTTTTCGGCGGCACAGGTCTGATCGTAGATGAGCACGCTCACGCCCTCGACTTCGCGCAGCTCGCGCTGCACCGCGTCCAGCTCGCTGCGCGGATGAAACGTCGTGCCCTTCGGAAAGAGATCGTGGTGGCCATCGTACTTGTGGGGTTCGTCCGAGACCACGACGAAGCGCGACACGCCTTCGGCCTCGACTTGCCGCGCGATTTGCGGCACGGAAATGCTGCCATCCACGGGCTGTCCGCCCGTCATCGCCACCGCATCGTTGTAAAGAATCTTGTAGGTGATGTTCGCGCGCGCGGCCACCGCCTGACGGATCGCGAGAATGCCGGAATGGAAATAGGTGCCGTCGCCGAGATTCTGGAACACATGCCGCGTGCGCGTGAACATCGAATGCGCAACCCAGTCCACGCCTTCGCCCCCCATCTGGATGAGCCCGGTCGTGTCGCGATCCATCCATGACGCCATGAAGTGGCAGCCAATGCCGGCTTGCGCAATCGAGCCCTCCGGTACCTTCGTCGACGTATTGTGCGGGCAGCCGGAACAGAAATAGGGCGTGCGCCTCACGGCGTCGGCTGCGTTGGACAGGATGGCGGGCGCGACGAGATCGACGACACGTTCGCGTCGGTCGAGCGCGGGGCGGTGGCGGGCGAGCCAGTCGGCGAGCACCGGCAGGACGCGCGAGGGCCGCAGCTCGCCGAGCGCGGCCACGAGCGAGGCGCCGGCCGCGTCGTGCTTGCCGATGACAACCGGGCGCGAACCTTCGGTACGGTTATAGAGGTGGTCCTTGATCTGCTGCTCGACGACGGGCCCTTTCTCTTCGATCACGAGCACTTCGCGCAATCTGTCGACGAAGCGGTCGATGCGGCTCGTTTCGAGCGGAAACGAGAGCCCGACCTTGTAGATCCGCACGCCGGCCGCGTCGAGGTCGGCCGGCGAAAGATCGAGGCGGCGCAGGGCTTCCATCAGATCGAGATGCGCCTTGCCGCAGGTGACGATGCCCACATCGGCTCGCGGGCTCGGTGCGATCCACTTGTCGATGCTGTTCGCGCGCGCGAAGCTGCGTACGGCGTCGAGCTTCGCGGCGAGCCGCGCCTCGATGGCGAGGCTGGGCAGATCGGGCCAGCGGTTGTGCAAGCCGTCGGCCGGCGGCACGTGTTCGGGCGAGCCGGACCATTCGGTCTGCAGCGCGTCGAGGTCGACCGTCGCACCCGATTCGACCGTCTCCGAAATCGCCTTGAAACCGACCCATGCACCCGAGAAGCGGGACAGCGCGAAGCCATACAGGCCGAACTCGAGCATCTCGGCGACGTTCGACGGATTCACGATCGGCATGTGCCAGCCGATCATCGCGAAATCGCTCTGATGCGGCATCGACGACGACACGCAGCCGTGATCGTCGCCCGCGACCACGAGCACGCCGCCGTGCGGCGAGGCACCGTAGGCGTTGCCGTGCTTGAGCGCGTCGCCGGCGCGATCGACGCCGGGGCCCTTGCCGTACCACATGGCAAATACGCCGTCGACGGTGCGCTCGGGATCGGCCTCGATGCGCTGGGTGCCGAGCACGGCCGTGCCGCCGAGTTCCTCGTTGATGGCGGGCAGAAAGCGCACGTCGTGAGCGTCGAGCAGCTTTTTCGCTTTCCACATCTGCTGGTCGACCATGCCGAGCGGCGAGCCCCGGTAGCCGCTCATGAAGCCGGCGGTACGCAACGTTCGCGCGCGATCGAGCCGGCGCTGCATCAGCATGAGCCGCACGAGGGCCTGCGTGCCGGTGAGGAAAATGCGTCCGCGCACGGCGGTGAGGTTGTCCGCCAGCCGATAGTCGGCGAGCGGGGGCGTGCCGGCTATCGGCTGGCGGGCGGTCATCGATCTGTCTCCATTCCATGCGTCATGCGCGCATGGGATCCGTTCGTGGCGCACGACATTCGCGCGCCGGCGCGTCGGCCGGCCGCGCCGTCATGCGGCGATGCCTTCATTGTTTCGCGTCAATAACGAACGATTTTGCTTATCTTGCGGGCCGCCGCCCGGCTTCTCGGGCAGTTCCTGCGTCAAAGCCGCGTTTCAGGAGTGAGACCATGCGCCGCAGCGCACAAATCGAAAAAACAGGGTAGCGGCTGCCGCCGGCGAGCGTGGTGCGCCGGGCGTGCATAGGGAGGGCTGCGCCGCCTATTGGTCGAGGGGCGTGACGTCGTGAAAATGCGTGTAGTCGATATGGCGCATACCGTCCTCGTCGTCGTAAAGGAGATCGACGAACCGATGCTGCCAGCGGATTTCGTCGTGCGACCAGGCATGGCGGGCTTCCATCGACTGCGTCGTCGTTTCGTCCGCGCCTTCGATATGAAGCATCAGCGAAGCGCGGCTCGCGGCGAGGCTTTCGGCGCTTTCGCCCGCAAGCGGACTCGTCTCGTCGATCACATGCATCAGGTTCCAGCCGAGCAGGAAGATCGGATGGCGGTCGCGCACGAGCGCAAGGTCGGCGATGCGCCAGACGCGGTACCCCTCGGGCGTTGTCTCGTAGCGCATGAGCCGCAGCTTCGCGCCGGCCTCGCCAATCACGTTTTGCCGCGCGTTCGCCACGCGCACCATCAGCGTCGGCTTGCCGTCTATCGGTTGGACCACCGCGTAGTGCGAGAACATGATGAGCGCGCGCGGGCGCGAAAAGCGCACGAAGATGAGGCCGGTTGCCAAGGCGATGCTCGACATGCCCGTGAAGATTTCGAGCGACGCGATTAGGTGCGCGTAAGCGGTGCGCGGATGCATGTCGCCGTAGCCGACTGTTGCGAGCGTCTCCACGCTGAAGAAAAAGGCGCCGAGGAAGCCCGGTGGCGATTGATTGACGATCGGTGCGTCGCCGAGCAGGTACAGGCCCGCGAATGCGGCGTTGAGCACGAGGAACAACGCCGCGAGCGACGCGAAGAACGTGGGCCAGCGCGCCGTCAACGCACGGTGATAGAGGTCGAGCATGCCCGTCGCGGGCATCCCGTGCGTGACGATCGTACCCGTTTGCGTCCGCACGACGCGCCCGCGCCCGCGTCCGTGCCCGTGCCTTGCCGCACGCGCGGCGCGGGCCCGCCTGGTTGCCTGCTCGTTTGGGACTCCGGTCTGCTCTCGCGTGTTTGCTTGCATGGCGCCATCCTGGGTTCGGATCGCGCCAGAGCGTAACACGGGTTGATCGCGGGCGAATCAGGGAAACGAACGGGGCTTCGGTACGCCGGCGCCGTGCTCGATGTCGCTTACCGCGCGCTCGTGCGCGGCTTCGATCGCTTCGCCTTCGCTCGAATAACCGTCGTCGCCGCCGATCGTCGTCCATCGCTGCACGGGCTTTTCGAGGTGGCGGATCTCGTACTCGGCGTCCCAGCGTGTGCCTTGCAGTGCCAGCGGGCGCACGTGGATGGAATAGACACCGTAGAGATAGAGTTGCTCGGTCATGTTCTCCTCCTACCGCCGGCGCTGCCGGCGAGCATTCGGGAAAATGCGCCGGATGGGGCGCGACGCGGCGCGCAGGGCGGGAGTGCCCGCGGCGCCTGGCCGCGCGCGGCGCTAAAGCTCGATTTCGCCGAGAATGCGGTGCGCGAGCGCCTTGGCTTCCTCGAGCGCCTCCGAGGCCGTCGCATTCGGAGCGTCGACCTCGTAGGCGGTCGTCTCGAGTTCGGTCGCATCGTCGCGGGCGAGCGAGACGACGCCCTGGAACTGCCCGTCGTCGAGCTGTCGTACCGTCACGGTCGCCGTGTAGATGCCCTTGGTGTAGGTGACGTCGTCCATGATGCCGCTCCTTCGCTCATCGAGTGGATGCTTTGCATCCTAGCACGGGCATCGGGGATCAATGAGACGGCGTCTTCGCCGCCGTTTTACTCGGCCGGCAGCAGCGCCACCACTTCGTCAAGCGTCGGCGAATGCGCGCCGGCGCGGCGGCAGGCAGCCGCGCCCGCGGCCAGCGCGAAGCCGAGATGCGCGCCCCAGCCGCGCTGCGGCCAGCGCATGAGGCTGAACAGCAAACCGCCGATCGACGCGTCGCCGGCGCCGACCGTGTCCACCACCTCGACGCGCGGCGGCAGTGCCTCGATCGTCTCCTCGCCCGCGAGCAGCGTGGCCGCATGCGGGCCTCGCGTGACGAGCACGGCCGCCTGCGGGTTCAGTGCACGCAGTTCGGCGAGCGCCGCGTGTTCATCGGTGCCGAAGAGGCAGCGCAGGTCTTCGTCCGAGACCTTGATCAGATCGGCGAGCGCGGCCATGGCCTCGAGGGTCGGACGGTACCCGTGCGCCATCAGGTTGCGATAATTCGGATCGAAGCTGATGCGCACGCCGCGCGCACGCAGATCGGCTGCGAGCGTGACCAGCGTGGCCGCGAGCGGTTGCCGCGCGAGGCTGATGCCGCCGAAGTGCGCCCAGCGCGCCGCGTCGGTCCATCCCTCGGGCAGCAGTTCGGGATCGAAGGTCAGATCGGCGCTGTTCTCGCCGATGAAGAAATAAGCCGGCGGATGCGCCTCGTGCACGATCGCGAGCAGCGGCGCGCGCTCGACGCGCTGTAAAAAGCGCAGATCGAGCTCGGCGGCGGCGCTGGCCTGCCAGAGCGTATCGGAAAAACAGTCCATGCCGATCGCACCGGCAAAGGCGCTCGGCACGCCGAGGCGTGCCACGGCACGCGCGACGTTCCACCCCGCGCCGCCGGGGTGCGAAACCCATTGCGAGTCGTGTTGGCGCACGAGATCGGTGAGGATGTCGCCTGCGCTCACGAAGAGGGGAAAACCGGAATGGCGGCTCGTGCTCATGGTTGCTCGCTCGGTTGAACATCGGTAACGGGCGAGGAGGCTTCGTCGAGTGCGTGGAGCACTTCGTAGCAGGCGCCCATCGTGTGGTAGTCGGTCTTGCCGGCGGGGCTCTTTTCGTCGGTGTACTTGCGGTTGTCGCACGTCAGGATGCGATACCAGGCGCCGTAGCGCTGATCGACGAAATGCGCCCAGCTATACCGCCAGATCTCGTCGTACCAGTCCCAGAATCGCTCGCTGCCGGTGCGCCGGCCGAGCAGGGCGGCCGTGGCGAGCGTCTCCGCCTGCACCCAGAAGTATTTGTCGTGGTCGCACACGGTGCCGTCGGGGCCGAAGCCGTAATAGAGCCCGCCGTGCTCGTCGTCCCATGCGTGCGTCAAGGCCGCGTCGAACAGTTCGATCGCGCGCGGCAACAGCCACGGCAGCGGCCGGTGCCGCTCGAGAATCAGCAGCAGCTTCGCCCACTCGGTCTGATGCCCGGGCTGAAAGCCCCACGGCCGGAAAATATTCGAGCTGTCGCTTTCGTTGTAGTGCCAGTCGACCGACCAATCGGCATGGAAGTGTTCCCAGACGAGCCCGTGCGAGAGCTTCGCCTGCCGCTGCGTGATGTTCGTCGCGATGCGCTCGGCTCGATTGAGGTAGACGAGATGGCCCGTGGCTTCGTAAGCGGCCAGCAACGCCTCGGTGGCGTGCATGTTCGCGTTCTGGCCGCGATAGGTCGACACATGCCAGTCCGGCGTTGCCTCGTCGGCGTAGAGGCCGGCGGCGGCATCCCAGAAGCGGTGCTCCATCAGCTCGAACGTTTCGGCGATCTGCAGGCGCGCTTCCTCGATTCCGGCGGCGGCAGCGTGCGATTGCGCCAGCAGTACGAACGCGAGACCGTAGCAGTGGCGCGTGGCGTCGAGCGTGCGCTTTTCGCGGTTGCGCCACTCGATCTCCCAGTCGTAGCCGCGATGTAGCGGGTCCCAGTGCGCCTCGCGCAGGAACGCGAGGCCGTGGCGCGCGTATTCGAGGTACTGCGGATCGCCGAAGTGCCGATAGGCCATCGCGTAATTGAAGACGAAGCGGCAACTGCTCACGAGATGGCGCCGCACGCGGTCGTACACCGTGCCGTCGTCCTTGAAGTAGTGATAGAAGCCGCCCGATGGGTCGTGAACGGTCGGTGCGTAGAAGGCGAGCGTGTCGGCCACGTGCCCGAGCAGAAATTCGCGATCGCGGAAGTCGTCGACGGGCGGCACCGTGGCGTTCGTGTGCACGGGGCCAGGCAGCCCGTCGAGCGGCTTCGCGGTTCTCGTCGTCTTGTTCGTATTCGGTAGCTTCGTCATGGTGTCGTTTCCGATGGAACGTCTGCCGTGCTGCGCGCAGGCGGCGCGCCCGCGCCGATCGTGCTCGCGCGCGCGACGAGCTCGACGGGCAGCAGCACTTCGTATCCGGGGGGCGAGTCGTCGAGCAGCAGTTCGACCCCGCGGGCGCCGAGCGCTTCCTTGTCCGCCGCAATCGTCGTCAGCGAGGGCGACGCGTGAGCGGCCGCCGGAATATCGTCGAAGCCGACGAACGCGATGTCCTCGGGCACGCGCAAGCCGCGTGCGAGGCATACCTGCATTGCCGCGAGGGCGGTCACGTCGTTGCTGGCGAAAACCGCGTTCGGCAGCCCGAGCGGCGTGCGGCTGTGTGCATCGAGCAGGCGCTGCATTGCGAGCGCCGCGCCCGCGGCGGCCGGCAGGCTCGCGTCGCAGATGGTTTCGAGCGAAGGGTCGAAAAGCAGGCCTGCCTCGAAGAAGGCGCGGCGGTAGCCGAGCGCGCGCTGGGCGATGCTGTAATGGGCCAGCGAGCCGCCGATGAAGGCCACGCGCGTGCGATTCATCGAGAACAGGTGGCGCATCGCGAGTGCGGCGCCCGCGCCGTTGTCGAGGTTGACCGAGCGCAGGCCCGGAGCCCACAGATCGATCAGCACGAGCGGCCGGCCCATGGCGCCGATGGCCGCGAGCGTCTCGGGCTCGATGAAGCCGGCCACCGCAATGGCATCGGGCAAGTGCAGCCGCAACTGCTCGGCGATGTCCTCGGTCGGCCCCGCCGTGAGCAGCGACGGAACGATGCCGCGCGCGCGGCAGGCGTTTTCCACGCCGTGCAGCACGTGCGAGAAGAACGGACTCACCGCGAAATTGTTGTGCTGGCGGTGCAGCACGAACGTGAGACGCCGCACGCGCGGACGCAACTGCGCGGCGTCGTAGCCAAGGCGGCGCGCCGTTTCGACGACGCGTGTGCGCGTTGCCTCGGACAGGCCCGGCTGGTTTTTGAGCGCCCGCGACACCGTGCCGATCGACACATTGGCTGCGCGGGCAATG encodes the following:
- a CDS encoding sensor domain-containing phosphodiesterase, translating into MVSMLQDVAATPRAGLEFDMVSGLQRYSLRHRDLTLTSVFQPIFSLSHLRAVGYEGLLRAHDAFDCPVSPLDVFGEASRQGELNHVDRLALTLHLENFKMLGAEREWLFLNVHPGALTDSYQAAAFAANLARLGIPPRRIVLEMQEAPMHDFERIAEEARRLREQGFLIALDDFGAGDSNLERIWQLDPDIVKIDRMMLSHAAHRTEAATILPGFVALLHEAGKLVLVEGVETEHEAQLAFACDADFVQGFYFGRPGAGSADSGYAAARIAELAEHHRTQGEARERRRAARLAPYLRAFVRAGERLSDGEPLEEVCWNFLALDCAARCFLLDEQGQQAGRNIVLRADRAGHDEARFMPVADAQGANWMRRPYFRAAMDAPERVHATKPYLSINEAQPCVTLSLAVRIGERLCVLCGDIDWVEEEA
- a CDS encoding branched-chain amino acid ABC transporter substrate-binding protein: MKAWNGRVMGRVMGRTLERAGKLLASAIAVAALAPSGASAQETIRIGVPAPLSGSFANAGSDIVNAAKLAAAEINRGGGVLGRAVEIVPADDACDANTGPMAAQALVRAGVVAAAGGYCSGAALPEMLVFHRAGVPYVLDASTNPRLTSLGYPEAFRTIGRDDLESEFVADFIVKVLHARRVAVVDDGSTYSKGLAEGAVAALKEKSVELVFRQTITPGQTDYTPMLRALAASRPDVFYYAGYFPEAGLLARQARALGLALTLMAGGAANDPELMKVGGSATDGMIVTCEPIPQFMKSARPFVKAYAQTYGRPAGPYSAYEYDAVHAIARAIALAGSPKPADIAAALKRLPEYKGATGEIAFDAKGDRRVAPYMAMIVRGAAFEPYRRRDAHGRWVDAKE
- a CDS encoding indolepyruvate ferredoxin oxidoreductase family protein codes for the protein MTARQPIAGTPPLADYRLADNLTAVRGRIFLTGTQALVRLMLMQRRLDRARTLRTAGFMSGYRGSPLGMVDQQMWKAKKLLDAHDVRFLPAINEELGGTAVLGTQRIEADPERTVDGVFAMWYGKGPGVDRAGDALKHGNAYGASPHGGVLVVAGDDHGCVSSSMPHQSDFAMIGWHMPIVNPSNVAEMLEFGLYGFALSRFSGAWVGFKAISETVESGATVDLDALQTEWSGSPEHVPPADGLHNRWPDLPSLAIEARLAAKLDAVRSFARANSIDKWIAPSPRADVGIVTCGKAHLDLMEALRRLDLSPADLDAAGVRIYKVGLSFPLETSRIDRFVDRLREVLVIEEKGPVVEQQIKDHLYNRTEGSRPVVIGKHDAAGASLVAALGELRPSRVLPVLADWLARHRPALDRRERVVDLVAPAILSNAADAVRRTPYFCSGCPHNTSTKVPEGSIAQAGIGCHFMASWMDRDTTGLIQMGGEGVDWVAHSMFTRTRHVFQNLGDGTYFHSGILAIRQAVAARANITYKILYNDAVAMTGGQPVDGSISVPQIARQVEAEGVSRFVVVSDEPHKYDGHHDLFPKGTTFHPRSELDAVQRELREVEGVSVLIYDQTCAAEKRRRRKKGQYPDPDKRLFINEEVCEGCGDCGVQSNCLSVEPVETPLGRKRRIDQSSCNKDFSCVGGFCPSFVTVEGATLKKAAGVAFDEASLAARVDALPQPATTLDAAPYDILVTGVGGTGVVTVGALISMAAHLEGKSASVLDFMGFAQKGGSVLSFVRFAQRDEWLNQVRIDTQQADLLLACDMVVGASADALQTVRHGRTRIVVNTHPIPNAAFVRDPDASLHADALLDKMGHAAGAERLATCDAQALAGKFLGDTIGANMLMLGFAWQLGLVPVSHAALMRAIELNDVAVPMNKLAFAIGRLAAGDTAALEALWAERHALPATAGRQRTAAPDELDALDALVADREARLAAYGGPRYVARYRALVDAAREAARIVPGAGIAEAVAATFYRLLAVKDEYEVARLHCAPEFRAALEAQFEGEAGRNFRVKFNLAPPMLAKPDSRGVPRKMTFGQWLWPALGVLAKWRVLRGTAFDPFGRTLERRMERALADDYEVTMRQAFVRLDPSNAGDPATHATLAALASLHARVRGYGHVKLANLASVKRTERELAARLAIEPATSDAVQAALAAAKGAGSLRGIPVVVAR
- a CDS encoding ion channel, which codes for MQANTREQTGVPNEQATRRARAARAARHGHGRGRGRVVRTQTGTIVTHGMPATGMLDLYHRALTARWPTFFASLAALFLVLNAAFAGLYLLGDAPIVNQSPPGFLGAFFFSVETLATVGYGDMHPRTAYAHLIASLEIFTGMSSIALATGLIFVRFSRPRALIMFSHYAVVQPIDGKPTLMVRVANARQNVIGEAGAKLRLMRYETTPEGYRVWRIADLALVRDRHPIFLLGWNLMHVIDETSPLAGESAESLAASRASLMLHIEGADETTTQSMEARHAWSHDEIRWQHRFVDLLYDDEDGMRHIDYTHFHDVTPLDQ
- a CDS encoding carbohydrate kinase family protein — encoded protein: MSTSRHSGFPLFVSAGDILTDLVRQHDSQWVSHPGGAGWNVARAVARLGVPSAFAGAIGMDCFSDTLWQASAAAELDLRFLQRVERAPLLAIVHEAHPPAYFFIGENSADLTFDPELLPEGWTDAARWAHFGGISLARQPLAATLVTLAADLRARGVRISFDPNYRNLMAHGYRPTLEAMAALADLIKVSDEDLRCLFGTDEHAALAELRALNPQAAVLVTRGPHAATLLAGEETIEALPPRVEVVDTVGAGDASIGGLLFSLMRWPQRGWGAHLGFALAAGAAACRRAGAHSPTLDEVVALLPAE
- a CDS encoding AGE family epimerase/isomerase — protein: MTKLPNTNKTTRTAKPLDGLPGPVHTNATVPPVDDFRDREFLLGHVADTLAFYAPTVHDPSGGFYHYFKDDGTVYDRVRRHLVSSCRFVFNYAMAYRHFGDPQYLEYARHGLAFLREAHWDPLHRGYDWEIEWRNREKRTLDATRHCYGLAFVLLAQSHAAAAGIEEARLQIAETFELMEHRFWDAAAGLYADEATPDWHVSTYRGQNANMHATEALLAAYEATGHLVYLNRAERIATNITQRQAKLSHGLVWEHFHADWSVDWHYNESDSSNIFRPWGFQPGHQTEWAKLLLILERHRPLPWLLPRAIELFDAALTHAWDDEHGGLYYGFGPDGTVCDHDKYFWVQAETLATAALLGRRTGSERFWDWYDEIWRYSWAHFVDQRYGAWYRILTCDNRKYTDEKSPAGKTDYHTMGACYEVLHALDEASSPVTDVQPSEQP
- a CDS encoding LacI family DNA-binding transcriptional regulator, encoding MTTTIRDIARAANVSIGTVSRALKNQPGLSEATRTRVVETARRLGYDAAQLRPRVRRLTFVLHRQHNNFAVSPFFSHVLHGVENACRARGIVPSLLTAGPTEDIAEQLRLHLPDAIAVAGFIEPETLAAIGAMGRPLVLIDLWAPGLRSVNLDNGAGAALAMRHLFSMNRTRVAFIGGSLAHYSIAQRALGYRRAFFEAGLLFDPSLETICDASLPAAAGAALAMQRLLDAHSRTPLGLPNAVFASNDVTALAAMQVCLARGLRVPEDIAFVGFDDIPAAAHASPSLTTIAADKEALGARGVELLLDDSPPGYEVLLPVELVARASTIGAGAPPARSTADVPSETTP